In Neisseria dentiae, one DNA window encodes the following:
- a CDS encoding transferrin-binding protein-like solute binding protein encodes MSKKTTVKHIALTIACAAVLAACGGGGGGSTSTDLVDNAVAARNVMNMIEALDEAAEITLEDKASVEAAAQSYNRLSDSQKSLISKEQKDKLEAALNALAAASAGTSTDGSSTVDTSEISDNNSLAPLNLPTPLHTSFISSTGAQQHNPHLQLRTVDDEPTFVDSQIGLIRTLVLNKNDQVVLDGAVLTNSAESPATQVNYRTPNSSITKYTSAGSTLEDIAPLFGKEKGVYSEVKTTLDEGIKSDYTKLDEAWKIIKDPEADPKAIAEAKKVVQNLRPTYTSDFKYDYALELAKKEQEKFTEQGMKDALDKLKDQYNKNMQDAGELASAWEKYNNNGDSEAWSVIEKYEPKLTDQMLLRVVLDANSNNAIDGMPASAAKTLDAVEGIAYVQKDKDKLAFDKKFDGVYVIKFANGVRITLHDPAAAGWTYQTFAHYVDMNNNISHAYQSVGNETPVADMPTSGTATYTGITTAYLVEKDKADRQLTADVKAVADFAKKGLRFETSNAHFHDLTNGVRKSEEASGYNMKGSASWSANSNSFTGTAATADNQMTGRLLGKFYGAQAAEIGGTYGLKNDGNTKQLIGGYGAKRP; translated from the coding sequence ATGTCTAAGAAAACAACCGTAAAACACATTGCACTCACCATTGCCTGCGCAGCCGTTTTAGCTGCCTGCGGAGGCGGGGGAGGCGGTTCGACCAGCACAGATTTGGTCGATAACGCCGTTGCCGCACGCAACGTAATGAACATGATCGAAGCGCTGGACGAAGCTGCCGAAATCACACTTGAAGACAAGGCAAGCGTAGAAGCGGCCGCGCAAAGCTACAACCGCCTGAGCGATAGCCAGAAATCCTTAATCAGCAAAGAGCAGAAAGACAAACTCGAAGCAGCCTTGAACGCATTGGCTGCTGCATCGGCCGGCACTTCCACCGACGGCAGCAGTACCGTTGATACGTCGGAAATCAGCGATAACAACAGTTTGGCACCTTTGAATTTGCCTACGCCTTTGCATACGTCTTTTATTTCTTCTACGGGTGCACAACAGCACAACCCTCATCTTCAATTGCGTACAGTTGACGATGAACCGACCTTTGTAGATTCGCAAATCGGTTTGATCCGCACATTGGTTTTAAATAAAAATGACCAAGTGGTTCTGGATGGTGCCGTTTTAACAAACTCGGCAGAGTCTCCTGCCACCCAAGTTAATTATCGCACTCCCAACTCCTCCATCACCAAATACACATCAGCCGGCTCGACTTTAGAAGATATTGCCCCTTTGTTCGGAAAGGAAAAGGGCGTATATTCAGAAGTAAAAACTACTTTAGACGAAGGAATCAAATCGGATTATACGAAGCTGGATGAGGCTTGGAAGATAATTAAAGATCCTGAGGCCGATCCTAAGGCAATTGCAGAGGCTAAGAAAGTTGTTCAAAATTTGCGCCCTACATACACCTCTGATTTTAAATATGATTATGCTTTGGAGTTAGCTAAGAAGGAGCAGGAAAAATTTACTGAGCAAGGAATGAAAGATGCTCTTGATAAGTTGAAAGATCAATATAATAAAAATATGCAAGATGCTGGCGAGTTGGCCTCAGCATGGGAAAAATACAATAATAATGGTGACAGTGAGGCTTGGTCTGTTATAGAAAAGTATGAGCCGAAACTGACAGACCAAATGCTTTTGCGCGTTGTGCTAGATGCCAATAGCAATAACGCAATTGATGGTATGCCTGCCAGTGCTGCAAAAACGTTGGATGCCGTTGAAGGTATTGCCTATGTTCAGAAAGACAAAGATAAATTGGCTTTCGATAAAAAATTTGACGGGGTATATGTTATTAAATTTGCAAATGGGGTGCGTATCACTTTGCATGATCCTGCTGCTGCCGGTTGGACTTATCAAACTTTTGCCCATTATGTTGATATGAATAACAATATTAGCCATGCTTATCAAAGTGTAGGTAATGAAACCCCAGTTGCCGATATGCCCACCAGCGGCACGGCAACTTATACCGGTATTACCACGGCTTATTTGGTTGAAAAAGATAAAGCCGACCGTCAGCTGACTGCCGATGTGAAAGCCGTGGCTGATTTTGCCAAAAAAGGTTTGCGTTTTGAAACCAGCAACGCCCATTTCCACGATTTAACTAACGGCGTGCGCAAATCGGAAGAGGCTTCCGGCTACAACATGAAAGGCTCGGCTTCATGGTCTGCCAACAGCAACAGCTTTACAGGCACCGCCGCCACGGCAGACAACCAAATGACAGGCCGGCTGTTGGGTAAATTCTACGGTGCGCAAGCTGCCGAAATTGGCGGTACTTACGGCTTGAAAAATGACGGCAACACCAAGCAGCTTATCGGCGGCTATGGCGCCAAACGGCCGTAA
- a CDS encoding tetratricopeptide repeat protein, which translates to MFFGRTEIHSAALAVMLLFAGSVYAVGETPKQPPQAVQQAAKKSLYSPEERALEYERRAGIVERANDMFTLLGGEMALQKGEPGTALATYLVMLNRTKSPEVAERAMEMAVSLNAYQQAEQIYQKWREIEPVPGNAQKRMAWARDLVTGKTDRTGKDLDDILKHANEEQVRRIFLLLSQISVQQPQLAGKIGKDVHKATKRYADLPEAAIADLIFSAQNNKERDAVNALQRLAKLDTEILPPTEATLRLVAQHSPKILRRFFTETDTAKLSPVWQEMEISSLIADGQNDRAYQRLQTLLNQNPNADLYIQAAILSVSREEDISTVGSYLDKAYRIGTSEQKSRAAVIGAMRYADVKDFKQAKSWVDKITAPEYVFDKAVLKASIEAEQGNGSKALAEARRAQRLPEQQGRFFSMSDVQRVYLFALSKHNSPREALVELNALAANAEKQPGGKERLPDILYQRAMLYADKLGQPEKAVADLRRYLELNPNSAAGLNALGYTMFSLPEYDVEEAFRLIQAAYQQEPESAAINDSMGWAYYLKGDAQSALPYLEYAYAQFPDPEVAAHLGEVLWKLGQQEKAKSVWREGLNKGADDAVLQKTLQRLGVKLPAAGSKTNRRK; encoded by the coding sequence ATGTTTTTTGGCCGAACCGAAATCCATTCCGCCGCGCTGGCGGTGATGCTGCTGTTTGCAGGCAGCGTTTATGCCGTGGGCGAAACGCCCAAGCAGCCGCCGCAGGCCGTGCAGCAAGCTGCGAAAAAAAGCCTTTATTCGCCCGAAGAGCGGGCTTTGGAATACGAACGCCGTGCGGGTATCGTCGAGCGTGCCAACGATATGTTTACCTTGCTGGGCGGTGAAATGGCCTTGCAGAAAGGCGAACCCGGCACGGCGCTGGCCACTTATCTGGTGATGCTCAACCGCACCAAAAGCCCCGAGGTGGCCGAGCGTGCGATGGAGATGGCGGTTTCGCTGAACGCCTATCAACAGGCGGAACAGATTTACCAGAAATGGCGCGAAATCGAGCCTGTGCCGGGCAACGCGCAAAAACGCATGGCGTGGGCGCGTGATTTGGTTACCGGCAAAACCGACCGCACCGGCAAAGATTTGGACGATATTCTGAAACACGCAAACGAAGAGCAGGTGCGGCGCATTTTCTTGTTGTTGTCGCAAATCAGTGTGCAGCAGCCACAGCTGGCGGGAAAAATCGGTAAAGACGTGCACAAAGCCACTAAACGCTATGCCGATTTGCCTGAAGCGGCCATTGCCGATTTGATTTTCAGCGCGCAAAACAATAAAGAGCGCGATGCCGTGAATGCTTTGCAGCGTTTGGCCAAGCTCGACACCGAAATCCTGCCGCCCACCGAAGCCACCCTGCGTTTGGTGGCGCAGCACAGCCCGAAAATCCTGCGCCGCTTCTTTACCGAAACCGACACCGCCAAACTGTCGCCGGTGTGGCAGGAAATGGAAATCAGCAGCCTGATAGCCGACGGCCAAAACGACAGAGCCTACCAGCGCCTGCAAACCCTGCTGAACCAAAACCCGAATGCCGATTTATACATTCAGGCGGCCATTTTGTCGGTTAGCCGCGAAGAAGATATTTCAACGGTGGGAAGCTATCTCGACAAAGCCTACCGCATCGGCACCAGCGAGCAGAAAAGCCGTGCCGCGGTAATCGGTGCGATGCGCTATGCCGATGTGAAAGATTTCAAACAGGCCAAATCCTGGGTGGATAAAATCACCGCGCCCGAATATGTGTTTGATAAAGCCGTGCTCAAAGCCTCTATCGAAGCCGAGCAGGGCAACGGCAGCAAAGCGCTGGCAGAAGCCCGCCGCGCCCAACGCCTGCCGGAGCAGCAAGGCCGCTTTTTCAGCATGAGCGACGTGCAGCGGGTGTATCTGTTTGCCTTGAGCAAGCACAACAGCCCGCGCGAGGCGCTGGTCGAATTAAACGCTTTGGCAGCCAATGCAGAAAAACAGCCGGGCGGCAAAGAGCGTTTGCCCGATATTCTCTACCAGCGCGCCATGCTGTATGCCGACAAACTCGGCCAGCCTGAAAAAGCCGTGGCCGATTTGCGCCGTTATCTCGAGCTGAATCCGAACAGCGCCGCCGGTTTGAACGCGTTGGGCTACACCATGTTTTCGTTGCCCGAATATGATGTGGAAGAAGCTTTCAGGCTGATTCAGGCCGCCTACCAGCAAGAGCCGGAATCCGCCGCCATCAACGACAGTATGGGCTGGGCATATTATCTGAAAGGCGATGCACAGTCGGCGCTGCCGTATCTCGAGTACGCATACGCCCAGTTTCCCGATCCCGAAGTGGCCGCCCATTTGGGTGAAGTGTTGTGGAAACTCGGCCAGCAGGAGAAAGCCAAATCCGTATGGCGTGAAGGTTTGAACAAAGGAGCCGACGATGCAGTGCTGCAAAAAACCTTGCAG
- a CDS encoding phospholipase D family protein, whose protein sequence is MKPHIILLTLPAILTGCMSLPSLENRTVSQYLDVPASPRLVSALTPAKAGQADLEPDTSGIYVLDDAHDAFVARATLIDAADHTLDLQYYIWHKDVSGRILFNMLHRAAERGVRVRLLLDDNNTNGLDNILAALDSHPNIEIRLFNPFLTRKWRALGYLTDFPRLNRRMHNKSLTADNHATIVGGRNIGDEYFNIGADTAFADVDILATGRVVTEVSEDFDRYWASESAYPFERIVRRANAEKGRAELEISDNDRNQTLARYRRDLEQSQLFEAIKNNRIQWRHVKTKLVSDDPAKALDRARDKPQISDKLDEALGSPEKEIYLVSPYFVPTKSGTEAIADLKKQGVDITVLTNSLQATDVAAVHSGYAKYRKPLLKSGVDLYELKAVHAVPKTKDRGLTGSSSTSLHAKTFIVDRQRIFIGSFNLDPRSARLNTEMGVVIESPQLAQDMQRRLVEITPAYAYKVTLGKHNKLQWQDPEDGTVSKKEPEAGFWKRITVKILSILPIEGLL, encoded by the coding sequence ATGAAACCACACATCATTTTATTAACCCTGCCAGCCATCCTTACCGGTTGTATGAGCCTGCCTTCATTAGAAAACCGCACAGTCAGCCAATACCTCGACGTGCCCGCCTCGCCGCGCCTCGTTTCCGCGCTCACGCCCGCCAAAGCAGGGCAGGCCGATTTAGAGCCGGATACTTCGGGCATCTATGTGCTCGATGACGCACACGATGCCTTCGTTGCCCGCGCCACCCTGATCGATGCGGCCGACCACACGCTCGACTTGCAATACTACATCTGGCATAAAGACGTTTCCGGCAGAATCCTTTTCAACATGCTGCACCGCGCAGCCGAGCGCGGCGTGCGCGTGCGGCTGCTGCTCGACGACAACAACACCAACGGGCTGGACAACATACTCGCCGCACTCGACAGCCACCCCAATATCGAAATCCGCCTGTTCAACCCCTTTCTCACACGCAAATGGCGCGCGCTGGGCTATCTGACCGATTTTCCGCGCCTCAACCGCCGTATGCACAACAAATCGCTCACCGCCGATAACCACGCCACCATCGTCGGCGGGCGAAATATCGGCGACGAATACTTCAACATCGGCGCAGACACCGCTTTTGCCGATGTCGATATCCTTGCCACCGGCCGCGTCGTAACCGAAGTTTCCGAAGATTTCGACCGCTACTGGGCGAGCGAATCGGCCTACCCGTTCGAGCGCATCGTGCGCCGCGCCAACGCAGAGAAAGGCCGCGCAGAACTCGAAATCAGCGATAACGACCGCAACCAAACCCTCGCCCGCTACCGCCGCGATTTGGAGCAGTCGCAACTGTTCGAAGCCATCAAAAACAACCGCATCCAATGGCGGCACGTCAAAACCAAACTTGTTAGCGACGACCCCGCCAAAGCGCTCGACCGCGCCCGCGACAAACCGCAAATCAGCGACAAACTCGACGAAGCCCTAGGCTCGCCCGAAAAAGAAATCTATTTGGTATCGCCTTACTTCGTGCCCACCAAATCCGGCACCGAAGCCATTGCCGATTTGAAAAAACAAGGTGTTGACATCACCGTGCTCACCAATTCCCTGCAAGCCACCGACGTGGCCGCCGTACATTCCGGCTATGCCAAATACCGCAAGCCCCTGCTTAAATCAGGCGTTGATTTATACGAACTCAAAGCCGTTCATGCCGTGCCCAAAACCAAAGACCGCGGCTTAACAGGCAGCTCGTCCACAAGCCTGCACGCCAAAACCTTTATCGTTGACCGGCAGCGCATATTTATCGGCTCGTTCAATCTCGATCCTCGTTCCGCACGGCTCAACACCGAAATGGGCGTGGTCATCGAAAGCCCGCAGCTGGCGCAGGATATGCAGCGCAGATTGGTAGAAATCACGCCCGCATATGCCTACAAAGTTACCCTCGGCAAACACAACAAACTGCAATGGCAAGACCCGGAAGACGGCACCGTTTCCAAAAAAGAACCCGAAGCAGGCTTTTGGAAACGCATCACCGTAAAAATACTTTCCATTCTGCCGATAGAAGGATTGCTGTAA
- a CDS encoding NUDIX hydrolase produces MTHAELTRFFRHAADYPAATRNLRNALINGIEMHEAAVLLAVVFRERQWQVLLTRRTATLPHHPGQVAFAGGRRDDSDTDLTHTALRETAEETGITAGYWQTFPPLPPYFTPSGYTVSPVPALSTTNPPVYPNADEVDEVFYLPLDFALDKKLYRRRDFSHNGQTISTPFLPYLHYDIWGMTAMILYDLAERYEQHRGRG; encoded by the coding sequence ATGACCCACGCCGAACTAACCCGATTTTTCCGCCATGCCGCCGATTATCCCGCCGCAACCCGCAACCTGCGCAACGCCCTGATTAACGGCATCGAAATGCACGAGGCCGCCGTATTGCTGGCCGTGGTGTTCCGCGAGCGGCAATGGCAGGTTTTACTCACCCGCCGCACCGCCACCCTGCCCCACCATCCCGGCCAAGTTGCCTTTGCAGGCGGGCGGCGCGACGATAGCGACACCGACCTCACCCACACCGCCCTGCGCGAAACCGCTGAAGAAACGGGCATCACCGCCGGCTACTGGCAAACCTTTCCGCCGCTGCCGCCTTATTTCACTCCGTCGGGCTATACCGTTTCGCCCGTGCCGGCATTAAGCACCACCAATCCGCCCGTTTACCCGAATGCCGACGAAGTGGACGAGGTTTTCTATCTACCGCTCGATTTCGCCCTCGATAAAAAACTTTACCGCCGCCGCGACTTCAGCCATAACGGCCAAACCATTTCCACCCCTTTTCTGCCCTATCTGCATTACGATATTTGGGGCATGACGGCGATGATTCTTTATGATTTGGCAGAAAGATATGAGCAACACAGGGGGCGCGGATAA